Genomic window (Pseudomonas sp. MM211):
GCCGGCGTCTCATCCGTTTCGCTGTTACTGGCCATGGATTTGCGGAAGCCCTGGATGGTTTCACCCAGATCGCCGCCCAGCGTCTTGAGGCGTTTGCTGCCAAACAGCAGGAACACGATCATCAGCACGATGACCAGTTGCCAGATACCGATGCCGCCCATGAAGAATCTCCAACACTATGAAATTGAAGGACTAATCTGCCTGTGCTTTATGACGCTACGGTGACGTGGTGATGACGAAAAGAGGCTGTTGCCACGCGTCTGCAACATTCAGCCTGTTGACTGTCGACTCTCTGGAACGAGGGGTAGGCGATGGGGTACGGGCGGCAGCGCGGCGCGGCGTTATTGATGGTGTTGGTGGCCTTGGCCATGCTCGCCGGTGGGCTGGCGTGGATGGTGCAGCAGGGGCGACAGCAGGTCGATGCGGTGCGCTTGCAGCAGCAGCGGATTCAAGCACGGGCAATGGAAGTCGCCGGTCTGGCTTTCGCCGAGCAAGCTCTGAGGGATCCGGCTTGGCGGCAGAGCCCGCTTTTCTGGCAAGCCCTGCGTGGGCAGCCGCTGCGTTACGATTTTGCTGGCGGTGCGGCGACCTTGCGCATCCGCGATCTGCACAGCTGCTTCAACGTCAATGCGCTGGCCGGCCAGGAGGCTGAGCGTGCCGGGCGTCAGCTGCAGTACCTGCTCGGTGACGACCTGGCCGCCGAACAACTGGTGCATGCCTTGGCTGACTGGATCGACAGCGACGGCCAGAGCCGCCTGCACGGCGCCGAAAGCGACCAGTACCTGCGCCAGACGCCGCCTCGGCTCGCCGCCAACCAGCCCATGGTGGATATGAGCGAACTGAATCTGCTGCTCACGCCGCAGCCCGGGCGACAGCAGCGTTATCCCCAGCTCTGTGCGCTACCGCAGACCTCGGGCTGGCGCTTGAATGCCAATGCCTTGAGCCTGGAGCATTTGCCCCTGCTCGACGCCCTCTACGAGGGTGAGTTCGCGCGCTCGCTGCTGACTCGCATCATCACTGGCCGACCGGCCAATGGTTACCGTGACGTGGCGGCCTTGCGCGAGGCAGTGGGCGCCGTGGATGACCCGACCTTCGAGCGCCTGAGCGAGGGCTTGCTGCTCAACAGCGGTGATTTCATGCTGCAGCTCGAGTTCGAGCAGGATGGCCGGCTGATCAGCAGCCAGTTCCAGGTGCAGGCTCAGGGTGTGGTGCGCTGGCACGCACAGGTGCCGGTGCAGCGAGTGCAGGTGATTAGTCGAGAACCCTTGCCGTTCGCTTTGTAGCGCAAGTCGCCTACTTGCGTAAGAGCCCGCTTGCGGGCGATGCGACCAATCGCAGGCTACGAAGCGGTTGTTCAGATGAATTGACAGGGCGTTCGCGGATCGCCGGCAAGCCGGCTCCTACAATATCGAGGCGCCTGCAAGAGGAGCGTCCGGCACCACATTTGTGGGAGCGTCGACCTTGGCGCGAATGCGCTGGTAGCCATCCTGAGCGTCCGCGTTGTCGCCACCATTCGCCGCAGGGTCGCGGCTCCTACGATGCATGGTGATCTAATCCGTAGGGATCCGCTTGCGGGCGATGCGGCCAATCGCAGGCTACGAAGCGCTCATTCAGATGAATTGACAGGGCGTTCGCGGATCGCCGACAAGCCGGCTCCTACAATATCGAGGCGCCTGCAAGAGGAGCGTCCGGCACCACATTTGTGGGAGCGTCGACCTCGGCGCGAATGCGCTGGTAGCCATTCTGAACGTCCGCGTTGTTGCCACCATTCACCGCAGGGTCGCGGCTCCTACGATGCATGGTGATCTAATCCGTAGGAGTCCGCTTGCGGGCGATGCGAGCAGATGGGCATGCCGTTGCCACCAATCGCAGGCTGCGCACCGGGTGTTTTGGTAGCCGGTGTCGAGCGTGGCGATACACGGAAAGAAGGGCCTGGACGTCGCGGAGCTCGATCCAGGCGGAGAGAGATGGCACGGGATGACCCCGTGCCGTGTGGGTAGGTCAGACGCCGATTTCGCCGCCGTCGTTACGCTGGATCACCACCGTGGAAGCACGTGGGCGGACGCTGGTACCCGCTGGCGTTTCGTCCGTGGCGACGTTGGTGGATGGCCAGTTACCCGGATGCTGGATGTTGACGAAGATCGTCTTGTTGTCCGGCGTGAAGGCGATGCCGGTCACTTCGCTGCCGTTGGGGCCGACGAAGAAACGGCGCAGATCCGCTTGGTTTTGCGCGTTGACCGGTACCTGCTCGCCGTTGGCGTCGACCAGGTTGGTGGGAATTACCGCCAGCATCTGGTCGTTGGTGTAGCTGGTCACGCTCGATTCGCCGTTATCGGTCTGGATCCAGAGAATCCCGCGGCTGTCGAAGCTCATGCCGTCCGGGCTGGCGAACTGGTTGAGCTCGGTCAGGCCGGAACGGTTGATATCGGGCGTGCCCGAGGCGTTGGCGCCGAATACGAAGATGTCCCAGGCGAAGCTGAGCTGATCGTCGCTGTCATGCCAGCGGATCACATGGCCGTGACGGTTCGGGCCGCGTGGGTTGGCAGCGTCAACGGCCGCCGCAGTGCGCGCGCTGTTGTTGGTCAGGGTCAGGTAGACGTCGCCATTGAGCGGGTTGACGGCGGACCACTCCGGTCGATCCATCGGCGTCGCGCCCACAGCATCGGCTGCGCCCCGGGTGTTGAGGATAATGCCCGGCAGGTCGGTGAACTTGGTGCCCAGGGTGCTGCCATCGGTGGTCGGCGTGGCGGCTACCAGCGGGATCCATACACCGCTGCCGTCGGCGTCGAAACGAGCGACGTAGAGCGTGCCGCTGTCCATGTACTTGGCGCCGGTGGCCAGGCGGTCGCTCGGGTTGGCGTCGGCAGCGTCCCAAACCGCGTCGGAGACGAACTTGTACAGGTACTCGTTGTTGGAGTCGTCGCCGGTGTAGAACACCACTGGCTTGCCGACTACCGGCAGTGCCGGCCAGCAGCCTTCGTGGCGGATGCGGCCCAGGGCGGTACGCTTCACGGCGCGGGTGCTGGAGTCGTACGGGTCGATCTCGACGATGTAGCCATAGGTGCTGGCTTCGTTGCGGTAATCGTCGGTCGCCGACGCGCCGCTCGGGGTGATGTTGAAGCGGGTGAATTCGTCGTCCTGTTCCGACGCATCCCCGGCAGCGGTTTCCCAGCTATAGCGGCCTGTGCCGGTGCTGACACCGATACGTGCCTGATCGGCAGGGCGGTTGCCGGTGTTGATGAAGATCGACGGCCAGTTCTCTTCGCAAGTCAGGTAGGTGCCCCACGGGGTGTAACCGTTGCCGCAGTTGTTGTTGGTGCCGCGGGTCTCGGTGCCGGCGGTGGAGAACTTGGTCTTGACGTGATCGGTGCCGCGCAGCGGGCCGGAGATGTCCATGACGGTGGCGGTGGTGAAGCGACGGTTCAGCGGATCGTTATCGACCACCTGCCAGCGGCCGCTGACCTTGCTGATGCGGATGACGCCAGCGCCGTGTGCGTTGATCTCCTTGCGTACTTCTTCGGCCGGGCGCTGACCGTTGACGAAGGTCTGGCCGTTCGGGTGCAGGGCGTCTTCGTCGATGTACTCGTAGTTGATCGCCAGCAGGCCATCATCGGAGCTGCCGTTGATGGGGAAGAAGTGCATGCCGTCGTGGTGCATGCCGGCCGAGTTTTCCTGCTCGATGGAGGTGTTGCTGCCATCGGCTTGCCAGGTGCCACCGGCGCTGTTGAACGGCGTTCCCCAGGGGGCCAGCACATAGGCGCTGTAACCGGCAGCTACCATGCAGGCATCGGTGCGCGAGCCGGCAATGGACTGGAAGCCGAGGGCCAGTTTCGGCTCGACGGGTGGCTCGGTGGAAGGGCTGTCGTTGCTGGAACCGCCGCTGTCGAAACAGCCGGTGAGGCCGGTGCCCGCGATCATGGCGATCGCGGCGCCCAGGCCTCCGCGCATAACGCTGCGGCGGCTCAGGTACGAATCCAGAACCGATGCCATCGGCAGGTTGCCACTGGGATTACGATCCAGGTTATCGCCGGTATCTCGACTCATCAGGTCATGTCCTTTTTTTGGTGAAGCGCCTTGAGGAAACCGGGACTTTAGAGACCGAATGTGATGATTTTCTGGCAGTTCTGTTAACGGCTATTGAAAGCTTTGTGACGCTACCTTTCTGATTTATCTGATTTTTTCCAGTGGCGGTCAGGCGGGGGCTGTCGAATAACCGCCATTAAACTGTCACATAAGCTGCCCAGTATCCCGCCCCGACAATGCATAAAGGTGAGGCGGGCGGGGCGATGACGAACATCGGCAGACGTGAAGTGATGAGCTGGATGGGCATCGGTGCAATGACGCCTTTGCTTGGCGCCTGCTCGGGCTTCGCGACCCCGCGTCAGGACGGACAATCCGAACTGGAATTGCTGTATTTCGCCGATACGCTGGATGCCCGCCAGCCTGGCCAACCGGTAGTGCCGGCCACTCGGCTGGGGCCGGTTTCGCACCTTGGGCGAGCGCCCTGGCTCAGTGGCAGCAATGCCCACCAGTCGCGCAGCGAACTCAATCCACTGCTCGATGCACGTCTGGCCGAAGGTGTCAGCACGGGCGGCTATGCAGTGTTGGGTGCCTTGCTGGAAGAGCTGCGCCAGCGCCATGGCGCCGATCGCTGCCTGACCCTGGAAAACGGCCAGGGCTGGAACGGCAGTGGCCTGGCCTATCTGACGCAGGGAAGCAGCGGCGCGCAGGGCAGCCAAATGCTTGGCAGCGAGGTGCGGGTCAGCAGCGATGAGCGCGTCCTGTGGCCGCAACGCTGCGCCGGTCTTTATCGGCATTTCGCTAGGCCCGTCGTCGGCGCCGGCCTGGCAGACGCCCAGTCACAAACGTTGGGCATCGAACCCTTCACCATCATCCGGCGCGCCGGGGTGCGGATCGCGGTCGTCGGGGTGACCGACCCTTATGCCGCCGATCAGAACGCCTCCCTTAAGCAGTGGTACCAATCGCTGCTGCCAGCTTTCAAGGAAGCACGTGCCCAGGCCGATCTGGTCATCGCCCTGGCCGATGTGGGCACCGGGCCCGGCCTCTGGCTGGCCGAGCGGCTGAGCGATGCCGATCTGCTTTTGTGTGCCCGCGGGCAGGATTTCTGGCCGGCGCCGATCGAGGTGCTGCAGACCAGCGGCAGGCTGGTGCCGGTAGTGCTCGGTGGCTGTCGGGCCAGCGGTGCCTTTCATATCGGGTGCCAGCGGCAGGCCGGGCAATGGCAGTTCGTTGCGCGCTTTCACCCCGCGTTCGAGCAGGTGCTTTCACCGGCGGGGCAGGCGCACGCCGCACGCCTGCGTACCCAGTTGCAAGGCCAGCGAGCGCCTCACGCGGCCTGGCTCGATCAGCCCCTGGCAACGGCGCCACAAGCACTGTGGCGCCGCGATACCCGCGGTGGTAGCTGGGGACCGCCTGTTGCATCAGGCACTGTCCGATGACGGCCAGATGCAGGTGCTGTTGCCTGGCCTGCGTTATGACAGCCCGGTTGCCGCCGGCGAGGCGATCACCCGTGAACACCTGATCAGCCTGACTGGCGGTTATCCGGCTCCCGTCGTGGAGGCGCCGCTCGAGGCTCTCGAAGGCGTGCTGGAGAGTGCAGCGGATCAGCTGTTCGGCAACCCCTTGTTGCTCGACAACAGTCGTGATCTGCCGCGTTGGCAGGGGCAAACCTGGCAGGTCAATTACAGCCCGACCGGCAAGCGTGTTTCCGGCCTGGCTCCGCCCGACG
Coding sequences:
- the tatA gene encoding twin-arginine translocase TatA/TatE family subunit, giving the protein MGGIGIWQLVIVLMIVFLLFGSKRLKTLGGDLGETIQGFRKSMASNSETDETPAQVQQQAPLQGAAQQSHSQTDRQA
- the gspK gene encoding type II secretion system minor pseudopilin GspK, with the protein product MGYGRQRGAALLMVLVALAMLAGGLAWMVQQGRQQVDAVRLQQQRIQARAMEVAGLAFAEQALRDPAWRQSPLFWQALRGQPLRYDFAGGAATLRIRDLHSCFNVNALAGQEAERAGRQLQYLLGDDLAAEQLVHALADWIDSDGQSRLHGAESDQYLRQTPPRLAANQPMVDMSELNLLLTPQPGRQQRYPQLCALPQTSGWRLNANALSLEHLPLLDALYEGEFARSLLTRIITGRPANGYRDVAALREAVGAVDDPTFERLSEGLLLNSGDFMLQLEFEQDGRLISSQFQVQAQGVVRWHAQVPVQRVQVISREPLPFAL
- a CDS encoding PhoX family protein; translation: MSRDTGDNLDRNPSGNLPMASVLDSYLSRRSVMRGGLGAAIAMIAGTGLTGCFDSGGSSNDSPSTEPPVEPKLALGFQSIAGSRTDACMVAAGYSAYVLAPWGTPFNSAGGTWQADGSNTSIEQENSAGMHHDGMHFFPINGSSDDGLLAINYEYIDEDALHPNGQTFVNGQRPAEEVRKEINAHGAGVIRISKVSGRWQVVDNDPLNRRFTTATVMDISGPLRGTDHVKTKFSTAGTETRGTNNNCGNGYTPWGTYLTCEENWPSIFINTGNRPADQARIGVSTGTGRYSWETAAGDASEQDDEFTRFNITPSGASATDDYRNEASTYGYIVEIDPYDSSTRAVKRTALGRIRHEGCWPALPVVGKPVVFYTGDDSNNEYLYKFVSDAVWDAADANPSDRLATGAKYMDSGTLYVARFDADGSGVWIPLVAATPTTDGSTLGTKFTDLPGIILNTRGAADAVGATPMDRPEWSAVNPLNGDVYLTLTNNSARTAAAVDAANPRGPNRHGHVIRWHDSDDQLSFAWDIFVFGANASGTPDINRSGLTELNQFASPDGMSFDSRGILWIQTDNGESSVTSYTNDQMLAVIPTNLVDANGEQVPVNAQNQADLRRFFVGPNGSEVTGIAFTPDNKTIFVNIQHPGNWPSTNVATDETPAGTSVRPRASTVVIQRNDGGEIGV